Genomic window (Vigna radiata var. radiata cultivar VC1973A chromosome 1, Vradiata_ver6, whole genome shotgun sequence):
AAACACAGTGTTTCCAGCCTCGTGCAGTTCCTGTTGGTCATATTAAGCATTTATTAGTTTACCAAAGTTAAGTATACTATCTATTACTAAATCAAATACATTTCAAACATAACAAAACCTGCTTTACGAGCATGCGTTTACTCGAGGAAGCCAAGGATTCACAGTTTATTGCAGAGAAAAGCTTTAAGTTTGGTGGAATGCCTCTAATTTCCCGAAGATGCTTGCAATAACTCACATCAAGATACGATAAAAATTGGCATTGTTTCAAACATTCAGGAAGGATGGTAAAATTATTCTTAGGTAGCCATAAATTCTTCACATGAGAAAACCTTGCGAAATCTATCGAAAAGAAATCATCATAGAGGTTGCAATTTGAGGCAGTAAGCCATTCTACCTTTGAAGGTACTACTACTGGCCCCATTTGTTCTTCACCCTCTTCCTGTTTTAGCCATTGCAACCCTTTCAATCCTCTGGCGAAGATACGAGCCAGTTTTGGCATCATGATAATGCTACTGGGCACCTTAACAATTGAACTAGTTGAAAAAAACATTTCTAATGACGGAAGCCCGGtaagattttgaaatgaaattggcAATTCTGTTATGGGACAGCCCTCCAAATTAAGTTCCCTTATGTTTTCCATCTTAACTAATACTTCTGGAAAACCCTTCAGACTGTAACAAAGTGAAAGCTCAAGTTTTTCAAGAGAGGTCAACTTCATAGGCGGGAAACAACTAANCTTTTCGCAGCTAAAAGCATTCAATGTTTTAAGTTTATCCAGAAAACCAACTGAGTCGTGAACTGTAATTAGATTCACACaatatttaaatgaaagttCTTCCAAATTTTGGAGAAGAGACATGTCAGGTATCTGTGTTAAACATTTGCACCAATCAAAATTCAATACTCTAAGATTCATGAAATCCTGcaaaaaataaatggaaaggAAAGGAAGAACGAAATGAATAGTCATAAAGTGAATGTATTAAATTACAGGACAAGGAAAGTATACTATTNAAACTTGCCTTTGAAAACTCAAGGGATGAAATGGAGCTACGGGATAACTTGCATAGAACAAGTTTTTTGGGATGAAAATCAGATGGTAAACAATGTGAAGGATATCCCAACCATTCCAACACTCTCAAACTATTTGGAAGGTGTTCGGGACCTTCGGAAAAATTAACATTCCTAAGGATAAGTGTTTTGAGGTTTTTCATCGTCTTGAATGCTTTTGTATTGAATTCTACTATTGCTTCTTTGTCANATTTTGGANNATCCAGACATATGATNTCAATTTCACTNGTTCCCTGNCAGTACAAGTATACGGAAGACTTCAANACATATTTAGAGAAATTTACANAttataaagaagaaagaaacaNCTGTGNTTTGAACATATTATGGTAAAAAAGGATTAGNNTAGATCTGAAGCTAATCACTCACCTTGTCATCTTCCAAAACTTGAATTATATCTTCCGGTAACCATAATCTACTGCGCTTCCCTGGATCTTTTGGTGATTCTTGCCTGACAATTTCTTTACCCATGTCCTGGATCAAGCTATGCATTGCAATTCTAGTTTCGAGAGTATACCGACTCAACTTTATAAGAGATTTGTCAACCAACACCCCAATATGATATTTCATGCAATCGCCATAATGAGCAAGAAGTAAATCTTCAACCTTTGACAAGGGATATCTATTTAACCAACAAATATCAAGAAAAAcactcttctcttcttcctccaaaGAATCAAAGCTCACTTTAAGTATCTCTAGGATTTGATTATTAGGAATTCTTTTATACTGTTTGATAGCAGATTTCCATTCTTCTATACTTTTTCCAAACAAGTTGGAACCTATCACTTCCAAAGCCAATGGAAGCCCATAAGCNTAAATCACTACATCATTCAANACCTCATTATAACTTGCATCAATTTNTTTTGTTTTAAAAGCTTTCCATGAAAGCAAGTCAAGAGCATTGTTCTTATCCAATAAGTTCACCTCATACGTTCTTATAACCCCATAAGATGACAATAANTGTTTGTCCCGAGTAGTGATGATGACTCTGCTGCCAGGACCAAAAAGACAAGGTCTTCCAACAATAGCCTGCAATTGCTCGTATTTGTCAACATCATCCAGAATCAAGATAACCTTCTTTCTTTGAAACCTATGGTGTATCACTGAAGCTCCTTGTTCTACACTTGCAAAGTTTGCTTCCTTCTCTCCAAGCATTTCCCGAAAAAGGATGCTTTGGAGGTGTTGTAGCCCATGCTTGCTAGATTTTTCTCTCACGTTTTGAAGAAAACACGAACAATCAAAATGGTGAACAATCAAATTATAAACTGCTAAAGCAAGTGTTGATTTTCCTATCCCGCCGATTCCATAGATTCCTATCATGTGGACATCATCAGATCCAACATCCAAAAGCTTCCTTACGGCCAGTGCTTGTGACTCTAGTCCAACTGGGTAATCCGCAACTGGTAAAGGAGCGTGATTAATCTTGCTGGATACCAACTCAACTATCCTTCCAATAAACTCATGTTCATATCCATCTctgtttcaaacaaaaattcttGATGAAAAACTAATAGCTTTGTGTCCATGCCTTGACACCCATGTTGTAATGGataacaaacatttattttttctttagatagagtcaaaattaataaaaaaaaaaattgagataaaagatAGGTAATGTGGGGTACCCATGTTTCAAATGAAAGCCAGACAAGTTAGCTACTTGATGCAAAGCCTTCTTCCAGTTCTCCAACTTNTNCATGCTATGGTTGAACCTTTGCTCATGCTTAGCTAATGCTTCTCCATAACTACCTTTCTGGTGTCTAACATCAGAAGGATCTATCTTAAAGAAAACTGGCAAAACNaacatatattttttgttaaagcACTCAAGGATGTACTCAAGTTCATTTAAGCAAAATGAGGAAGAAGCATAGTTTATAGAGAGCACAGTGATGGCAATCCTGGACTCTTCAATTGCCTTCACAAGTGATGGTGTTATTTCCTCCCCTCTCTGAAGCTGCTCATCGTCAATGAAGGTGTAGATTCCCCTGTCATGAAGGGCTTTATAGAGGTGGCCTGTAAAACCATGGCGTGTGTCTTCCCCTCTGAAGCTGAGGAAAACATCATAGGTGAAGGAAGAGGAACGTGATCGAATTGCCATGAGAACTGTGAAGAAAGTACACTATGATAGTATGTATGATTGTGGTGGATGGAGAGTTAGGTCTCCAGAACTTGTAGACTTTCCTACTAAGCTTTGTATTCGTTCTTATGGCCATGCATGAAATAAAGTAATGCATTAAGTTCGATGGTGcaataaaaaacaactaaatattTTGGTCAACCTGTTAAATGCCGTCCCACAGGCCATTTTTGTCTAAAAAATACCATCAGTGAGTGATGCTATGTAACACCAGTTTCTGAAATCAAACCAAGTGATTTGTTGATCCTATTCACTAGTATCCACTGAAACCTTCCACgaagatttataaaataatcaaccTTGCCCTTCGAACATGCATTATAACATTATGTATATAGGTTTGTACTATAAAGTAAAATCTTCAACTTAGATTACACTCTCTTCACTCTCTGAAGCAGACATTCTCAACACTAAAAAATATCTATCGCCAGCATCTTAAATTACTCTCTTTTTACTTATACGTagatattgttttattaactaCGTAtctgttttaaattaaaaaccactgatattacattttaaattgtttcattctatatttaaaatatatttcatatatttaaaaatacttatcaatattaattatataaaaaaaaaacgtacgTTTATTTGTTTGCAagactttaaaatattaattatttcattaaactGGTAGCAATTTGTCCAAATAATACATTAATATGGCCTGCCATAATTGACATATCACCTTGTTTCTTGAGGATGTAATGTAACAACTTTTCAGGATGGGCTAGAGTGTATTACAAGGTATAAATCGACTGTGTNGAGAAGAAGCACCGATAGAGAGAAGATTCAGGGAGGAAATTCATACCACATGCCTGCCTCTCTAGCTCACACGTAATCCTTCAAATAGGTGTTTCTCTTGGCTGGACGCGTGCTCTTTCTAACAGCTTCTTTGGTACCAGAATTCTCTATTAATTTACCCATTTCTCCCTTACCCGTTTCAGGTGTGAATTCCCTTATTTGCCCTTTCTCTTTTATACATGTTACATTACCCTCCTCAtcaaaaacaaccttgtcctcaaggttgaacaAGGGATAAGCTTGTTTGACTTCTTCTACATCCTCCCAGGTAGCCTCTTTCGGATCGGAAATGTCCCACTGAACTAGTACCTGTGAGACCTTCTTGTGATTCCTTGTGACCACTCTACACCTTAGTATGTTCGAGGGCTGCACTGTAGGACCAAACTCNGATGTTGTGAGGGGTAAGGGAAGATATTGTTGTGGTAGATCACCTTGGAATTTCTTGAGCAAAGAAATATGAAACACCGGATGAATTTTAGCTGTGTCAGGTAATTGCAATCTATAAGCAACAGCTCCGATCTTTTCCACCACCTCAAATGGCCCAAAANACTTTAGTCCCAATTTTTGATTTTTGCGTAAGGCCAAGGATTGTTGGCGATATGGTTGCAGCTTAACCAATGCCAGATCACCCACCTCTAGTTGAATGTCTCTCCTTTTTTTATCTGCTTGTTGTTTCATATAGTTTTGAGATTTCAATAAATTAGCCTTTAGTTGTAATAAGACTTGATCTCTTGTTGTCAGAGCCTCTTTCACTGAAATGGAATCGTTGGGATTTTGTTCATATCTTTCAAGTTTAGGTGGAAGTCTGCCAAACAGCGCTTGAAAAGGAGTCATACCTAAACTGTGATGAAAGGAAGTATTATACCAATACTGAGCCCATGGTAGCATATTAATCCAAGACTTAGGATTCTCATACACATAGCACCTTAAATACATCTCTAATGTCTTGTTTAAATTCTCAGTTTGGCCATCAGATTGAGGATGATAAGCGGACCCCATGGCCAATGTAGTTCCTTGAGATTTAAACAGTTGTTGCCAAAAGGAGCTAATAAAAACACGGTCCCTGTCTGATACGATGGATTTTGGAATACCATGGATCTTTACCACTTGTGCAATAAAGGCATCTGCTACTACTTTGCTTGAAAAGTCAGATCTTAAGGGAATAAAATAGGCAAATTTAGACAATCTGTCAACCACAACCATGATTGTGGTGTACCCATTCACGGTTGGAAGATGAGTGATAAAATCCATAGCAATATCCTCCCAAACTTGTTGTGGGATTGGCAATGGTTGCAGCAGCCCTTTGGGTAAAGCATGATCTACTTTCGCTTGTTGACACACTGGGCATTCATTGATATATTTACGAATGTCTTGCTGCATATTGGTCCAATGGAATTGATTTACAATTCTACTAGTGGTCTTAGTAATACCGGCATGAcctccaattttggaattatgAAATTCGTGGAGTATTTGCTTAATGAGAGTAGGATTATTAGGCACCATTATTCGACCCTTCCAAAAAAGCAAACCCTCCTTAATAGTATACTCAGCATGTGGAGAGAGACCCTGAAGACAGTTGTTATACACTTGAGACAACTTCGGGTCTTTTTGAGTTAAGTCCACCAATTGTTGCAGCCAAACACAGTTAGGTTCAGACCAAGCCATGAAAAAACTCCTGGATAAAGCATCTGCAGGAATGTTTTCTTTCCCTGCTTTATATTGGATCTCAAAGTCATATCCTAAGAATTTTGGCAGCCATTGTTGTTGCTCTGGAGTTTGAAGGGTCTGATCCAACAATTGTTTCAAACTTTTCTGGTCAGTCTTGATAATAAAGTGATGTCCCAACAAATAATGTCTAAATTTAGCCAATGCTTCTGTAATAGCATACAGCTCTCGGACATATGCAGATTGGGTTCGCATCCTATGAgacattttctttgaaaaataagcAATTGGATGCTGATTCTGACTAAGGACAGCACCTACTGCAATACCAGAAGCATCTGTTTCTAATACAAATGTTTCTTTAAAATTGGGAAGAGCCAAGACCGGTGCCGAAGTCATTGCAACTTTCAATTGTGCAAACGCTGCTGCTGTTTTTGGAGTCCAGTGAAAAGCATCTCTTTTTAGTAAATCAGTTAATGGTGCTGCTATGGTGGCATACTGTTTCACAAATCTTCTATAGTATCCTGTAAGGCCAAGAAAACCCCTTAATTGCTTTAAATTTGTAGGCTGAGGCCATGCTCGTACAGCAACTAATTTTGTATCATCCATAGCTACTCCAGAACCAGATAAGGTGTGTCCCAGGTATTCTATTTGAGTAACACCAAAACAACACTTAGAAAACCGGGCAAACAATTTATGTGTCTGTAGGATCTTGAGGACAACTTCTAAGTGATATAAATGGTCCTTCCAATTGCAACTGTAGAccaaaatatcatcaaaaaaaACCAACACACATTTTCTTAATAACCCGTGGAAGATGTTATTCATCaaactctgaaaggaagctGGTGCATTAGTTAATCCAAATGGCATGACTAGCCATTCATAATGGCCATGGTGAGTTCTAAAAGCTGTCTTGTACCTGTCCTCGGGTTTTAATAAAATCTGATGATATCCAGATCTGAGATCCAACTTAGAGAAGTAACAAGCACCAAAGAGTTCATCAATCAATTCATCTACGGTTGGAATAGGAAAACTATCTTTGATAGTGATAGCATTGAGGGCTCTATAATCTGTACAAACTCTNCAGGAGCCATCCTTCTTCTTGACCAAAATaataggagaagaaaaaggactTTTGCTATGTTGTATAATGCCTTCTTTCAACATCCCNTCTACCAACCTTTCAATCTCCTCNTTTTGACTATGAGGATNCCGATAAGGCTTAACCTTCACCGGATTAGACCCTGCTAATAGAGGAATAGCATGATCATGTGATCTTTGAGGGGGTAAGTGATGAGGAGTATCAAAAACTGACGCATAAGTACGCAGTAATAATGCTAAGTCCGGTTTCATATCAGTTTGTGCATCCAAAATTGTCCCCGAATGGAATTGTTCTTCCACTAANTTCATATTATNAATCTCGGCTATAGCATTTGTGTGCACCATCCTTCTTATGTGGTGTAATTGAGCTTGAGCTGGCACCAATTCCTTATCACCTTGTAATGTAGTGAATCTACCCTCATGAAGGAGTTTCAACTGCAAGGTATCATAATCGGCAATATGAGGACCAATGGTTTTCAACCAACTAGCACCAAGAATGAGATCAGCTCCAGAAATAGGAAGTAAGAAAACAGGGAAGACAAAAGAATGTCCNTGTGCCTGAATATTAAGCTGTTGAATCTTCCCTTCGGCTGTCATATAATTGCCATTCCCTACCATCACACGAAACAACTTAGCAGGTTCTACtggaagttttaaaaatttagcaaTCCGAGGCTGCAAAAAGTTATCAGAACTGCCTCCATCAATCAATACTTGCACAGGAAGTTGGTTAATGTAAGCTAAAAATCNTATGGTGCCCACACTCATTCCACCTTTCATAGCATTCAGAGATAAATGGTGTTCTTCCCTACAATCACTGGGAATAGTTTCTGCGTTCTCTGTTGCANTATCATGCCCACCAATTTCCTCNTCttctaattgaagaaaaaggtATTGTCTATTAAGACATTTGTGATTAAAAGTAAacttttcatcacaaaaataacaGAGACCTTTGTCCCTTCTCAATTGCATTTCAGCCGGACTAATCCTCTTAACATTGTTAGTTTTTAATGGAGAAATATTTGGAGTAGGTAATAAGGGAGGAAGAGTGGTTTTCACTTGTAGACGTTGATTCTGAGTTGGCTGATTCTGATATTGCTGCTGCACTGACTGTGATACAGATTTCGTTGCATAAGAGGAGACCACCGGTTTCGTGAAAGATGGTTTTGGAGCAGGACAATATTTATCTTCATACAACTTTGCCAACGCCACTGCCCTCAACAATGAAATTGGAGATAATGCCATAACATCCCTTTTAATATCAACATTTAATCCNCTCAAGAAACAATTCAAGAGTGCCTCATCAGTTAAACCCACTGATCTATTTGCCAAAGACATAAATTGTAGATAATAATNAGAAACAGAACCTTTTTGCTGCAATTTAAACAATTCAGCCATTGGACAGTCAAAAGGGGAAGGTCCAAATTGTGATTCGAGGGCACGAGTTAAATCGAGCCAAGTATTAACAGCTGCCAAACGTTGCAGCATCTGAAACCAAGGAACCACTTCACCTTCAAAATGCATAGCAGCGATGTCCACCCTAGCCATGTCCGGTGTGTTGtgataattgaaaaatttctcTGCCTTGAAAATCCAGCTAAGCACCGACGATGTGCCATCAAAGTGGGGAAACTCTAGAGAAATATTCCGCATAGGAAGCGCAGCATTCAACGGTCTCGGAGATGTGTTCGTCGTCGACTCTTCATGGTGGTGANGCATCGATTTCTCCATTAACAAGCGTTCTAATGTTGCTTGTATTTGATCGAATCGATTTTGATTTTCCGCCTCTTTCTGTGCATTGTACTCACGTTGTTGACGATCTCTCAACTCAAAACGCTCCAATAGCCTCTGAATCTCACTACCTTGGGTTTTTAGTTCGGCTTGAACATCCTTCAAGCGTGTAGCTTCAGCCATGAAGagcaatgaaagcaccaatgaaACAACTGATTTTATTTAAGGCACTGTAATAACAGAGTGTAGTATAGGCGTATGGAAAATATGTATATTCAACAGCAATACAACTGCAATAANNNNNNNNNNNNNNNNNNNNNNNNNNNNNNNNNNNNNNNNNNNNNNNNNNNNNNNNNNNNNNNNNNNNNNNNNNNNNNNNNNNNNNNNNNNNNNNNNNNNNNNNNNNNNNNNNNNNNNNNNNNNNNNNNNNNNNNNNNNNNNNNNNNNNNNNNNNNNNNNNNNNNNNNNNNNNNNNNNNNNNNNNNNNNNNNNNNNNNNNNNNNNNNNNNNNNNNNNNNNNNNNNNNNNNNNNNNNNNNNNNNNNNNNNNNNNNNNNNNNNNNNNNNNNNNNNNNNNNNNNNNNNNNNNNNNNNNNNNNNNNNNNNNNNNNNNNNNNNNNNNNNNNNNNNNNNNNNNNNNNNNNNNNNNNNNNNNNNNNNNNNNNNNNNNNNNNNNNNNNNNNNNNNNNNNNNNNNNNNNNNNNNNNNNNNNNNNNNNNNNNNNNNNNNNNNNNNNNNNNNNNNNNNNNNNNNNNNNNNNNNNNNNNNNNNNNNNNNNNNNNNNNNNNNNNNNNNNNNNNATGAAAGCACCAATGAAACAACTGATTTTATTTAAGGCACTGTAATAACAGAGTGTAGTATAGGCGTATGGAAAATATGTATATTCAACAGCAATACAACTGCAATAATGAAACACTAATGGAATAGTGTAAAAATATGGTGTGAGTGATGCCCGAGCTGGTACGTTATAAGATTCCACCTGACAGAGAGGAATTCAGAATTAATAGCAGAACAGAGAAGAAGCACCGATAGAGAGAAGATTCAGGGAGGAAATTCATACCACATGCCTGCCTCTCTAGCTCACACGTAATCCTTCAAATAGGTGTTTCTCTTGGCTGGACGCGTGCTCTTTCTAACAGCTTCTTTGGTACCAGAATTCTCTATTAATTTACCCATTTCTCCCTTACCCGTTTCAGGTGTGAATTCCCTTATTTGCCCTTTCTCTTTTATACATGTTTATAGAGAGCACAGTGACGGCAATCCTGGACTCTTCAATTGCCTTCACAAGTGATGGTGTTATTTCCTCCCCTCTCTGAAGCTGCTCATCGTCAATGAAGGTGTAGATTCCCCTGTCATGAAGGGCTTTATAGAGGTGGCCTGTAAAACCATGGCGTGTGTCTTCCCCTCTGAAGCTGAGGAAAACATCATAGGTGAAGGAAGAGGAACGTGATCGAATTGCCATGAGAACTGTGAAGAAAGTACACTATGATAGTATGTATGATTGTGGTGGAT
Coding sequences:
- the LOC106757128 gene encoding TMV resistance protein N-like produces the protein MAIRSRSSSFTYDVFLSFRGEDTRHGFTGHLYKALHDRGIYTFIDDEQLQRGEEITPSLVKAIEESRIAITVLSINYASSSFCLNELEYILECFNKKYMXVLPVFFKIDPSDVRHQKGSYGEALAKHEQRFNHSMXKLENWKKALHQVANLSGFHLKHGDGYEHEFIGRIVELVSSKINHAPLPVADYPVGLESQALAVRKLLDVGSDDVHMIGIYGIGGIGKSTLALAVYNLIVHHFDCSCFLQNVREKSSKHGLQHLQSILFREMLGEKEANFASVEQGASVIHHRFQRKKVILILDDVDKYEQLQAIVGRPCLFGPGSRVIITTRDKXLLSSYGVIRTYEVNLLDKNNALDLLSWKAFKTKXIDASYNEVLNDVVIXAYGLPLALEVIGSNLFGKSIEEWKSAIKQYKRIPNNQILEILKVSFDSLEEEEKSVFLDICWLNRYPLSKVEDLLLAHYGDCMKYHIGVLVDKSLIKLSRYTLETRIAMHSLIQDMGKEIVRQESPKDPGKRSRLWLPEDIIQVLEDDKGTSEIXIICLDXPKXDKEAIVEFNTKAFKTMKNLKTLILRNVNFSEGPEHLPNSLRVLEWLGYPSHCLPSDFHPKKLVLCKLSRSSISSLEFSKDFMNLRVLNFDWCKCLTQIPDMSLLQNLEELSFKYCVNLITVHDSVGFLDKLKTLNAFSCEKXSCFPPMKLTSLEKLELSLCYSLKGFPEVLVKMENIRELNLEGCPITELPISFQNLTGLPSLEMFFSTSSIVKVPSSIIMMPKLARIFARGLKGLQWLKQEEGEEQMGPVVVPSKVEWLTASNCNLYDDFFSIDFARFSHVKNLWLPKNNFTILPECLKQCQFLSYLDVSYCKHLREIRGIPPNLKLFSAINCESLASSSKRMLVKQELHEAGNTMFCLPGFSIPKWFNHQNRGTSISFWFRNKFPDKVQCVLVAPMLHNSFHPTVFINGKEYTLYGHFCWTGNHHKYLFDLREASFRIRPYEVPFDSEWNHAKLTFPPGTYTSFDRAKMGIHIVKQENSMEDVRFTDPCSKRKSDVDINSSDSESSSC